One Tachysurus fulvidraco isolate hzauxx_2018 chromosome 2, HZAU_PFXX_2.0, whole genome shotgun sequence DNA segment encodes these proteins:
- the kaznb gene encoding kazrin, periplakin interacting protein b isoform X4, producing MSSLMYFSSPDTSDKVLLREEVTRLQEELQLLRQMKEMLNKDLQEMQGCSPNSLSTTALRIQLAEKERELDCAKEALQAMKCDRTRLKAEKADLVNQMQQLYTTLESREEQLRDFIRNYDQHRKESEDAVKSLAKEKDLLEREKWDLRRQTKESMEHSGLLRSQIDMKENRIKELEAELAMAKQSLATLTKDVPKRHSVTMPSEPVVNGIQEWVMPAELPLTAAIRQSQQSLHHCHSADRQAALRISPCHSCQPSVFSDTTAADGDRSSTPSDLNSPHHRTQSLCNSMEDLEDQKRKKNKQKMSLGSISRVFVRGKSQHKSLDPGLFDGTSSPNYYIREDADW from the exons TGCTACTAAGAGAGGAGGTCACTCGGCTGCAGGAAGAGCTCCAACTGCTCAGGCAGATGAAGGAAATGTTGAATAAGGACCTGCAGGAAATGCAGGGTTGTTCACCAAATTCACTGTCCACGACTGCACTCCGCATACAGCTGGCAGAGAAAGAACGTGAACTGGATTGTGCCAAAGAGGCCTTACAAG ctatgAAATGTGACCGTACAAGGTTAAAGGCAGAGAAGGCTGACTTAGTGAACCAGATGCAGCAGCTGTATACTACGTTAGAGAGCAGAGAGGAACAACTCAGAGACTTCATCAGGAACTATGACCAGCATAGAAAG gagagtgAGGATGCAGTGAAGTCTCTAGCAAAGGAGAAGGACCTGCTGGAAAGAGAGAAATGGGACCTGCGAAGGCAGACCAAAGAGTCCATGGAACACTCTGGCCTCCTGCGCTCACAGATTGACATGAAGGAGAACAGAATTAAAGAGCTCGAAGCTGAGCTTGCCATG GCCAAACAGTCTCTGGCCACCCTCACTAAAGATGTACCAAAACGCCACTCAGTAACCATGCCCTCAGAGCCAGTGGTGAACGGTATTCAGGAGTGGGTGATGCCGGCCGAGCTTCCTCTCACTGCAGCTATCAGACAGAGCCAGCAGTCCCTGCACCATTGTCACTCTGCAGACAGACAAg CTGCATTGCGAATCAGCCCGTGTCACTCATGCCAGCCCTCAGTATTCTCAGACACAACAGCAGCTGATGGTGATCGCTCATCTACACCCAGTGACTTGAACTCTCCTCACCATCGGACTCAATCCCTCTGCAAT TCCATGGAGGACCTCGAGGACCAGAAGCGTAAGAAGAATAAGCAGAAGATGAGCCTGGGTTCAATATCTCGAGTGTTTGTCCGGGGAAAATCACAGCACAAGTCTCTAGACCCTGGCCTGTTTGATGGTACATCGTCCCCTAATTATTATATTCGGGAAGATGCTGACTGGTga